The Lujinxingia vulgaris DNA window CGGTGGACATAGCGATGTCCGGGATCGCCGCGCGGATATCGTCGACGAGTTTGAAAAACTCCCCGCTGGTGTAGAGGCGCTTCATCTCTTCGAGCGTGCGGTCGGAGCCCGATTGCAGGGGCAGGTGCAGGTAGTTGCAGATCTTATCGTGCTTCGCCATCGTCGCGATGAGCTTGGGCGTAAAGTCGGTGGGGTATGGCGAGGTGAAGCGCACGCGCTCGATGCCCTCGACCTTGACGACCTCTTCGAGCAGGTCGGCAAAATCGGTGTCTTCGTGCTTGTAGGAGTTGACCGTCTGCCCCAGCAGCGTGACTTCTTTGTAGCCGCGGGCGGCCATGTCACGGCACTGCGTCAGAATCTCCTCGGGGGAGACGCCGCGCTCGCGACCGCGCACAAAAGGCACGATGCAGAAGGTGCAGAATTTATCGCAGCCGCGCTGCACGGTGACCCAGCCGCTGATGCCCGGACGACGCTCCGGGGTCAGCCCGGTGTAGGTCTCGGCACGGTCGAGTTTGACGTCGATCACCGGGTCGGCGTCGACCTCCTGACATTGTTCCAGAAGCTCCGGAAGGCGCCGGTAGGCGTCGGGGCCGATGACCAGATCCACATAAGGCGCGCGCTCGGTGATAACCTCGCGCAGACGCTCGGCCATGCACCCCGTCACACCCAGGATCACCTCGGGGCGCTCATTCTTATAGCGCAGAAGATGGGAAAGACGCCCAAAGACGCGCTCCTCGGCCCGCTCCCGCACCGCGCAGGTGTTGATGAGGATCACATCGGCCTCATCGTGGTTGGGCGCCGCGGTGTAGCCCCGGGTGCTCAGCACCCCGCCCATCAGCTCGCTGTCGGCCAGGTTCATCTGGCAGCCGTAGGTCTCAATAAAAACCCGCTTGCCAGGTCGCTGCCCCACGTTGGGCATCGTGTTGACCTCGCCATTATGCGCGTTCGGGTCGGCCTGCGTCGGATTGAGCGTGCTCGTCATATCTACTTCCACATCCCGCGGCGTCTTAATGCGTCGGCGTCTCGCGGTGAAAAGAGGAGCGTTATCAAGGGGTTGGCGGTCTTTTTTGGCGCGCGCACGCGCGCCCCGCGCTTAAGAGGGCGAACCCTAGAAGAAGAGCCCCTGCGCGTCAACCGCGGGGGCGGCGCGCTTGTTTTTTTCAGGGGCGGAAAGGGGCGTGTGCCGAAGGTCGGCAATGGTGGTCACGCTCCTTCACGATGGATATCACTCAGACATCCTTCGCGTCTCCACCCCCTCCAACAGATGCCCCGCCACACACTCGCCCTGGGGCATGCCGTAGTCGATGCCGATCGGGTAGTGGATGCCGCCGTAGAGGCGGGAGATGGCGGCTTCCTGGGCGGCGTGCTGGAAGTCGTCGAAGTGGCGCACTCCCAGACCCTGGGATTGATGGGTGCGGTCGGCGAAGGGAAAGGCGCCGAGCTGTTCGGTGAGCACGCGGGCGGCGGCGGCCGAAGCGTTGGAGTGGCCGGAGGTGTACTCGGGGAAGGGCGGTGTGCTGACGAGCGACGTCCAGTCTTCGTCGATGTGGTCGCGGATGTAGGTGACCGGGCGCAGGAGGTTGGAGCGGTATTTCTCGTCCCAGCAGGAGATGAAGGCGTCGGCCTGCACAAGTCCCAGGAGCGCGACGGTTTCGGCGCTGCGGTCGAGGCGCTCGTGGCGATCCGCCAGAACCTGTGCGGCGATGCGCATCCAGTGGCCCGGGGGAGTGGGGCTGGCGCCGACGTTATCGGCCCAGAAGTTGGCGATATGCTCTTGATCAGGCGTCAGAGTGCGTGAGGCGTTCCACACGGCGAGTGCCTGACGGTAAAGCGCGGAGTGCGGGAGGGTCTCAAAGGCGGGAGGGGGCGGCGGGGCGCAGGCGTTGGCCGCCGGCAGCGCGAAGGGACGAATGCGCCCCCAGCCCGGCAGAAGCGCCTGCATGCCCTCGGCGGTGGGGCGCCAGGCGTGGGGCTCATCGGAGAACTCGTAGGTGACGGCCATCGCGTCGTCGTAGCCGTCGCCGTAGGCCCAGGCGTCGATGACCTCGGCCACAAGCACGCCATAGGCGCGAGAGCGCTCGCGAACGTCGGCGCTGACCCCGGCCTCGGCGCGTTGCTGCATGCCCTCTTCGGCAAAATCTTTAAAGGCGCGGCGGCTCTCGTCGCTGACAAAGAGCAGCGGCATCAAATGCCCCATTGTGGCGTGCGCGACCGTGTAGAAGTCGTAGTCGACGCCGGGCTCCAGCGCCGGCAGCTCGCCCAGGCCTGCGAGCTGGCCGCCGAAGGACTGCTGACGAGGCATACCGCCGAGCAACGCCTCATAGAGGGCGACCCCGGAGTAGGCCAGAATGCGGGAGGTCTGCGGTGGGGTCAGGCCGTCGGCCTGCACCCGATCCAGGGTGAGATCCATCCAGCTCACCACCACATCGCCACGATCCTCGCCAATCGGCGTGGGGTGGCGTGGTGGCGCGTCGAGCGCCTCATCGCACCCTGATGTGAGGATGAGCGTTGCGCTGAGAAACACGGCGATGGCGAAGCTGTGAAGCTGCATGATCTCCCCCCAGAGGTGATGTGCAGAAGCTGGCTGGTGACCCGACTCGATGCGCGGCGCGCGACGAGGGGGTGGCCACAAAATTTCAATCCTTGCCAGAGTAAATCTAAACGCTCCCGCTTCGGCGGGAAGTCCTCGACTGCGCGTTTAGAATTTCGGCACGACGCGGTTGACCGGTCTGAACTTGTGAGCAGGATTGCCCGGGTTCAGCCTAAGTTGGCAAGCCGGGCCGGGGCCTTGTCGTTGACACGCCTCGGGCGGCGCGGCACAACGTGGGGGCGCAATCTGGCGACCCGCAGGCGACTGAAAATATCTGGAGTTTTGGATAACGAGGGGATGATGACCGACTCGATCACCACACTGAGCATTAATACGATCCGCACGCTTTCGATGGACGCGGTGCAGGCCGCCAACAGCGGCCACCCGGGCGCGCCGATGGGGCTTGCGCCGGTGGCGTACGCCATCTGGCAAAAACACTTGCGTCACGATCCGGCCGACCCGACCTGGTTTAACCGCGATCGTTTTGTGCTCTCCAACGGTCACGCCTCCATGCTGCTCTACAGCCTGCTGCACCTGACGGGCTATGAGGCGATGACGCTCGAGCAGATCAAGAACTTCCGCCAGTGGGGAAGCCTCACCCCGGGTCACCCCGAGGCCGAGCTGACCCCGGGCGTGGAGACGACCACCGGGCCCCTGGGCCAGGGTTTTGCCACGGCGGTGGGCATGGCGATGGCCGAGGCGCACCTGCGCGAGCGATTCGCAGGCGTGGTCGACCACTACACCTTCGGCATCTGCTCCGACGGCGACCTGATGGAAGGCGTCTCGCATGAGGCCGCGTCGCTGGCCGGGCACCTGGGCCTGGGCAAGTTGATCTTCCTCTATGATGACAACGAGATCACCATCGACGGGCGCACCGATATCGCGTTCACCGAAGACACCACCGGGCGTTTTGAAGCCTACGGCTGGCAGGTCTTGAACGTGGATGATGGCAACGACGTCGACGCCATCGATCGCGCCATCGAGAAGGCCAAAGCTGAGACGCGGCGCCCCACGCTGATTCGCGTCAAAACGATCATCGGTTTTGGCTCGCCAAATAAAGCCGACACCTCCTCGGTGCACGGCTCCCCGCTGGGCGACGATGAGATCAAGCTGACCAAAGAGGCGCTGGGCTGGCCTTACCCCGATCCTTTTGTGGTGCCCTCGGAGGTTCGCGAGCATATGGCCGGCGAGGCTGCCGCGCGTGCGCGGGAGGCCCGCCAGGCCTGGGAGGAACGCCTCAATGCCCTCAAGGCTGAATCCCCCGAGAAGTTCGATGAACTCACGCGTCGCATCAGCGGAGAGCTCCCGCAGGGCTGGGCCGACGCGCTGCCGCGCTTTGAGGCTTCCGAGAAGGGCATGGCCACCCGTGCTTCCAGCGGCAAGGTGATCGAGAAGATCTTTGAGGTGTTGCCCGAGCTCGTCGGTGGCTCGGCGGATCTGGCCGGCTCCAACAAGACGCTCTTCCCGAAGTTCGGGGAGATGTCGCGCGAGAGCCACGCCGGTCAGAACGTGCACTTTGGCATCCGCGAGCACGCCATGGCTGCGGCCGTCAACGGGATGTGCCTGCATGGCGGCGTGCGCGGCTTTGGCGCGACCTTCCTGGTCTTTGCCGACTACATGCGCCCGGCGCTTCGACTGGCGGCGTTGATGCATATGCCGCAGATCATGGTGTTTACCCATGACTCCATTGGACTTGGCGAAGACGGCCCCACCCACCAGCCCATCGAACATCTGATGTCGCTGCGTGCGATGCCTAACTACCACGTGCTGCGCCCGGCCGATGCGGAAGAGGTGCGCCAGTGCTGGGAGCTGGCGCTGGAGCATAAAACCGGGCCCTCAGGGCTGGTGCTCACGCGGCAGAACGTGCCCACCTTCGACCGCGACGCGCTCCACAGCGTGGGCGATGCGACGAAGGGCGCCTACACCCTTGCGGACAGCAACCCCGGCGAGTTGCCGGAGGCGTTGATTTTGTCGACGGGGAGTGAGGTTGCGATCGCGGTGGAGGCTTTTGAGACCCTCAAAGCGCAGGGCAAGGCGGTGCGTGTGGTGTCGATGCCCTGCTGGGAGGTCTTTGAGCAGCAGAGCGATGACTATAAGGCGTCGGTGCTGCCCGCCGAGGTCACCCGTCGTGTGGCCATTGAGGCCGGCGTTACGCTGGGATGGGGCCGTTATACGGGGACTCAGGGCAAGGTGCTGGGGCTTGATCATTTCGGTGCCTCGGCCCCCTATGAAGAGCTCTATGAGAAGTTCGGGTTGACCGCGGCGCGGGTGGTGGAGGCGGTCAACAGCTTCTGAAGTTCGCGCAGGTGCTCTTCCAAAACAAACCCTGCCGGGTGCCTGCGGGCACCCGGCATCGCCCCCCCGCAAGACCTTAAGGAGGAAGTGATGCCAGCCAACTTCACGCGACGACTCGACCTCTTCAAAGATGCGGGGTTTGCCGACCCGAAGGCGGCCGTCGATCTACTTACCAGCGACGCCGAGGCGTTGGGCATCGGCGGGGTGCAGCCCGGAACACCGCTGGAAGACGCCCTGCGCGGCGCGGATCAGCAGGCCGCCGAGCTGCTCGATGAGCCGGTTGGCAGGCTGCTCGACAACGTCGTGGAGTGGCTCTTTGAGCGCGGCGGAGACCTGGCCACGCTCTTCTGGCTGGCGCGAAAGTTAAGCAGTGATGAGTCTACCCTGCATCTAGGGGCGCTGGCCTTTGGCGTGGCCAGCAGGCTGTGGCAGGCCGGAAAAGAGGCCGAAGCCGCCGCGATGGTGCGATTTCTGGTCGATCTGGACTTCGACTACGGCAAGCTCTACCGGGAGTCGGGCATTGCCTACGGCTTTTTTCAGTCGCGCGAGCCCAACCCCTTCGTCTGGAAACTTCTGGACTTTGTGGAGGAGCGCGCGCGTAACCGCGGTGAGCAGGACACCATCAAGGTTGCCGAGCTGGGCTGCGGCATTGGCAACGACGCGCTGGGCATCGTCTCCAGCCCGCGGGTGAGCTCGTACCTGGGCATCGACATCAGCCCGGTGGCGCTGGAGGAGCACGGCAAGCGGGTGGCGCCGATGCTTGAGGAGCGTCCGGAGCTTGAACATAATTTGCTGGCCGGTGACTTCGTCTCAACGCTGGAGCGCAAAGATCCGCGGGTAGAGGGCGTCAACCTGATCTACTCGTACTCCAGCCTGCATTATTTTAGCTCCGGGGAGCTCTCGCGGATCTTCGCGTTGGCGGCCGAGATATTGCCGGCGCAGAGCGGGCTTTTTTGCTTCGCGATTAAGGGGAAAGACAGCATCTGGGACGGGCAGGGCGTGCCGCTTTACCGCCCCGATGTCTGGGTGAACCTCGACGGGCAGACGCGCTGGTTTCCCTCGCGTCAGGCGCTGGCGAAGATGCTCGACGAGCACGGCTTCGAGATCCTGATGCATGAGTGGCATGAGCACTGGGGCTACAGCGAGTTCGCGCGCCGTGACCGCTTCCACTACGTGGTTGCCACGCCGCGGCGTAAGCAGGGGGCGAGCACGTGAACATCGGGTCGCAGGTCTTCGGCGTTGTGGCGGGGGTGTTGGCGATGGTGCTCGTGATGACGGCCGCACTGCAGCCGGCCCACGCCCAGCCCTGGACGCTGGAGGGGGTCACCCGGAGCGCGCAGGCCGCGGAGGGCCTGGATGTGCTCTCGGAGCGCGGGGCAACGCTGGGGCGCGTGTTGGTCGCCGAGCGGGTGGTTACCGGGCGCTATCTGCTCGAGGTCGAAGTTCGCCACGAGGAGCGTCGGCTGCGTCTGCCGATGATCGTGGCGCGCCCGACCCCCGAGCAGGCGCTGGAGGTGGTGTGGGCACCGGCGCCGGAGTACGTCAACGCACTCTTGACCCTGGCGAGTGGTGACGGGTTACCCCCGGAGGTGGCGCCGCAGACGTGGGTGGAGGAGCGGCGCCTGCCGGCGTTGCCGATCATCGCGACGCGGGCGCGCATCATCACGCCCTACGGGGAAGCGGCCTGGCAGACCCCGGAACTCTCGCGCCATATCATGCGCTGGCTCAATGATGCGCTCACGGAGGCCGGTGGGCCGGCCGGTATCGATCTTCTGCTCGATCGACGTATGGAGTGGGCAAAGGTTGGTGAGCTGATGATGAACGCCGCGGCAGTAGGGCTCTTTCGGGTGCACCTGATCACGCGTGATGAGGCGCAGCTCGGGGCGATCTCCACCAACCTGCCGATCTTCCCGGAAGGCGGACTCCCCGACGCGATGGTGCTCGGTGTGCTCGGCGTTTACCCGCACAACGAGGATGGCATCGGCGTGGGGGTGCGCCTCGATGAGCAGACGATCGAGGCCACCGGCATCGAAGGCTGCCGGGAGGGGCTGACCTTCTGCGCGCGGGATGGCGAGGAGTTTGACGAGGCGCTCGGTACGGTCATTGCCGACGCTGGCGTCGACGCCGCGCGCATCACCCACTGGCTGCTCGCGGGAAGTTCTGAGTTCAACGTCGGGCAGGGCGTGCGGGCTCTGGTGTGGACCTACCAGACGCTTAACATCTCCCCTCAATCGACCTTCATCGGGTACATCGAATGAGCTCTGTTCTGACCCCTTCTCCGCTGCGCGTCGAGCGACATCGGCTCGCCGCGTTCCTGACGGCGATCGCGATGGTGCCGGCGCTGGCGGCGTGCGCGAGCACGCCCACGACCGAGTCGGGAGAGTCGACCGCGGTCGTGGTCGAAGATTCCGGCGCGCACACTCCCGACGACCCGCTCTACGCGGCGCAGCGCTGGCTTGAGGCCCGGCAGGAGGCCGGTGAGGTTCCGGGGCATCATGAAGTGGTGCGCGTGTTTGCTCTCGATGACGACCGCGTTGAGGTCATCATCAGTCCCTTCAATGAGCCCCCCGCAACCGACGCCACACGGCTCGTCCTCGCCAGAGATCAAGAGGGCTGGGAGGTGGTTGAAGAGGGCACGCTGCGCGCGCGTCGGGATTGGCCTCGCTACTGATGATGTTGAAGGTGTGTTCGGCCGCACCTCGCCAGGACCAGCGGGAAGACCAGTCGCCGAGTTTGTGAAGACGTTGAGGAGATTCAATGAGCTTGAAGTCGTCCGCAGAACATCAAAACATGCGCCGATTGGCGATTGTGGGGGCCGGCCCGATCGGCGTGGAGTTCGCGCTGCGCGCGCTCGAAGAGGGGTTTGCCGTCACGCTCTATGAGGCGAAGACGCCTGGAGCGCATGTGCGCACCTGGGCCCATGTGACCTTCTTCTCGCCATGGTCGCTCAACCGCAGCGCGCGTGGCGAAGCCACGCTTCAGGCCGCCGACGTCGAACTCGCACCCGATGATGATTTCCCCACGGGGGAACAGTACATCAACGCGTACCTTGAGCCCCTGGTCGACGCGTTGAAACGTGCCCCCAACTTTCAACTTCTCGAACACACACGCGTGTTGGGTGTCTCGCGGATGCGCGCGCTCAAAGGCGATCTTCTGGCCAACCCGCAACGCGCGCGGCGCCCCTTTTTGCTGCGCGTAGCCGGGCCCGACGGTGAGCGTTTTGACGAGGCCGACGTGCTCATCGACGCATCGGGCGTGCTGGATAACCCCAACCACCTCGGGCCCGGGGGGCTTGCGGCCATTGGCGAAGAGGCGCTCAATGGCGAGGTGATCCGCGCCATCCCCGATGTTGAAGCGCAGCACGACGCGCTGGCCGGAAAACGCGTGCTGGTGGTCGGCCACGGCCATTCGGCGGCCACCACATTGGGCGCGCTCACCGAGCTCCGAGAGCACGCCCCGCAGACGCATATCACCTGGGCCTACCGGGCCGAGGGCGAACCTTTTGCGGAGATCGAGGGCGACACGCTCCCCCAACGCCTTCGGCTGAGCCGCCTGGGTAACGCCATCGCCCGCGGCGAAGTCAGTGGCGTCGATCCCGTCAGCGGCGTCTTCGT harbors:
- the miaB gene encoding tRNA (N6-isopentenyl adenosine(37)-C2)-methylthiotransferase MiaB produces the protein MTSTLNPTQADPNAHNGEVNTMPNVGQRPGKRVFIETYGCQMNLADSELMGGVLSTRGYTAAPNHDEADVILINTCAVRERAEERVFGRLSHLLRYKNERPEVILGVTGCMAERLREVITERAPYVDLVIGPDAYRRLPELLEQCQEVDADPVIDVKLDRAETYTGLTPERRPGISGWVTVQRGCDKFCTFCIVPFVRGRERGVSPEEILTQCRDMAARGYKEVTLLGQTVNSYKHEDTDFADLLEEVVKVEGIERVRFTSPYPTDFTPKLIATMAKHDKICNYLHLPLQSGSDRTLEEMKRLYTSGEFFKLVDDIRAAIPDIAMSTDIIVGFPGETEEDYEETVAALERIRFDFAYLFKYSERDGTYASRKLPDTLDEKTKGRRLASLIERQEAISAEIFQNRIGTTVRVMVEGESRRDAADLCGRSDDFKMTVFPKPEGRELMPGDFVNVRITDATSHTLLGEIVEG
- a CDS encoding vanadium-dependent haloperoxidase, coding for MQLHSFAIAVFLSATLILTSGCDEALDAPPRHPTPIGEDRGDVVVSWMDLTLDRVQADGLTPPQTSRILAYSGVALYEALLGGMPRQQSFGGQLAGLGELPALEPGVDYDFYTVAHATMGHLMPLLFVSDESRRAFKDFAEEGMQQRAEAGVSADVRERSRAYGVLVAEVIDAWAYGDGYDDAMAVTYEFSDEPHAWRPTAEGMQALLPGWGRIRPFALPAANACAPPPPPAFETLPHSALYRQALAVWNASRTLTPDQEHIANFWADNVGASPTPPGHWMRIAAQVLADRHERLDRSAETVALLGLVQADAFISCWDEKYRSNLLRPVTYIRDHIDEDWTSLVSTPPFPEYTSGHSNASAAAARVLTEQLGAFPFADRTHQSQGLGVRHFDDFQHAAQEAAISRLYGGIHYPIGIDYGMPQGECVAGHLLEGVETRRMSE
- the tkt gene encoding transketolase; this translates as MTDSITTLSINTIRTLSMDAVQAANSGHPGAPMGLAPVAYAIWQKHLRHDPADPTWFNRDRFVLSNGHASMLLYSLLHLTGYEAMTLEQIKNFRQWGSLTPGHPEAELTPGVETTTGPLGQGFATAVGMAMAEAHLRERFAGVVDHYTFGICSDGDLMEGVSHEAASLAGHLGLGKLIFLYDDNEITIDGRTDIAFTEDTTGRFEAYGWQVLNVDDGNDVDAIDRAIEKAKAETRRPTLIRVKTIIGFGSPNKADTSSVHGSPLGDDEIKLTKEALGWPYPDPFVVPSEVREHMAGEAAARAREARQAWEERLNALKAESPEKFDELTRRISGELPQGWADALPRFEASEKGMATRASSGKVIEKIFEVLPELVGGSADLAGSNKTLFPKFGEMSRESHAGQNVHFGIREHAMAAAVNGMCLHGGVRGFGATFLVFADYMRPALRLAALMHMPQIMVFTHDSIGLGEDGPTHQPIEHLMSLRAMPNYHVLRPADAEEVRQCWELALEHKTGPSGLVLTRQNVPTFDRDALHSVGDATKGAYTLADSNPGELPEALILSTGSEVAIAVEAFETLKAQGKAVRVVSMPCWEVFEQQSDDYKASVLPAEVTRRVAIEAGVTLGWGRYTGTQGKVLGLDHFGASAPYEELYEKFGLTAARVVEAVNSF
- a CDS encoding class I SAM-dependent methyltransferase; translation: MPANFTRRLDLFKDAGFADPKAAVDLLTSDAEALGIGGVQPGTPLEDALRGADQQAAELLDEPVGRLLDNVVEWLFERGGDLATLFWLARKLSSDESTLHLGALAFGVASRLWQAGKEAEAAAMVRFLVDLDFDYGKLYRESGIAYGFFQSREPNPFVWKLLDFVEERARNRGEQDTIKVAELGCGIGNDALGIVSSPRVSSYLGIDISPVALEEHGKRVAPMLEERPELEHNLLAGDFVSTLERKDPRVEGVNLIYSYSSLHYFSSGELSRIFALAAEILPAQSGLFCFAIKGKDSIWDGQGVPLYRPDVWVNLDGQTRWFPSRQALAKMLDEHGFEILMHEWHEHWGYSEFARRDRFHYVVATPRRKQGAST
- a CDS encoding FAD-dependent oxidoreductase yields the protein MSLKSSAEHQNMRRLAIVGAGPIGVEFALRALEEGFAVTLYEAKTPGAHVRTWAHVTFFSPWSLNRSARGEATLQAADVELAPDDDFPTGEQYINAYLEPLVDALKRAPNFQLLEHTRVLGVSRMRALKGDLLANPQRARRPFLLRVAGPDGERFDEADVLIDASGVLDNPNHLGPGGLAAIGEEALNGEVIRAIPDVEAQHDALAGKRVLVVGHGHSAATTLGALTELREHAPQTHITWAYRAEGEPFAEIEGDTLPQRLRLSRLGNAIARGEVSGVDPVSGVFVERITRADDGLHVELADAQGQKHEIEVDRIIANVGYHPDTSLTRELQVHLCYASDGPMKLAASLLASAGNADCLAQSSAGPEVLKNPEPDFFVLGNKSYGRNPNFLLKIGLEQIDDVMTLLTQKEGDV